The following are encoded in a window of Candidatus Eisenbacteria bacterium genomic DNA:
- a CDS encoding DUF2087 domain-containing protein, with the protein MRAWLKSVSNRPSGRTEGAEEQIRRRFFDGGRLKQIPARRSRREIVLRILARSFEAGRDYKESEVNEILSGFHGDFCTLRRELIMAKLLTREKGTYRRNPAPPSGEEARAEEDRPSG; encoded by the coding sequence CTGCGCGCCTGGCTGAAGAGCGTCTCCAACCGGCCCTCCGGTAGAACCGAGGGGGCGGAAGAGCAGATCCGGAGGCGATTCTTCGATGGGGGGCGGCTGAAGCAGATCCCGGCGCGGCGAAGCCGCCGGGAGATCGTGCTGCGGATCCTGGCCCGATCATTCGAGGCGGGTCGGGACTACAAGGAGTCCGAGGTGAACGAGATCCTCTCCGGATTCCACGGCGACTTCTGCACGCTCCGCCGGGAGCTGATCATGGCGAAGCTTCTGACGAGAGAGAAGGGCACCTACCGCCGCAACCCGGCGCCGCCATCGGGGGAAGAGGCGCGGGCGGAGGAGGATCGGCCGTCCGGCTGA
- a CDS encoding dCMP deaminase family protein, producing MDSRVSWHEYFMGIAHVVATRSTCDRKNVGAVIVRDRTILSTGYNGSIRGMPHCDEAGHMIENGHCVATIHAETNAILQAAKNGVRIDGAEIYTTASPCWSCFKMIANAGIRTIYFGEFYRDERIFRHAELAGIALVDLSGGRPERRSEETG from the coding sequence ATGGACTCAAGGGTCAGCTGGCACGAGTACTTCATGGGGATCGCGCATGTCGTCGCGACCCGATCGACATGCGACCGGAAGAACGTGGGGGCGGTCATCGTGCGGGACCGCACGATCCTCTCGACCGGCTACAACGGCAGCATCCGGGGCATGCCCCATTGCGACGAGGCCGGCCACATGATCGAGAACGGGCACTGCGTCGCCACGATCCACGCCGAGACCAACGCCATCCTCCAGGCCGCGAAGAACGGCGTCCGCATCGACGGGGCCGAGATCTACACGACGGCGAGCCCCTGCTGGAGCTGCTTCAAGATGATCGCGAACGCCGGCATCAGGACGATCTACTTCGGGGAGTTCTACCGCGACGAGCGGATCTTCCGGCACGCCGAGCTTGCCGGGATCGCCCTCGTCGATCTCTCGGGCGGACGCCCCGAGCGGCGATCAGAGGAGACCGGCTAG
- a CDS encoding ATP-dependent Clp protease proteolytic subunit, protein MHDQGDEEEEENTDEGPPAQKEEEPKLLERLLKTRTILISEEITADVARRVYQNLLLLEAADGAKPITVIINSPGGEADSGFGLYDMLHFVRPPVRTLVAGLCASAAILVFIAAESGSRLSLPHSRFLLHQPSSASFGQASDLEIAANEIIRLRDKYNHLISDATGKSTETVSHDADRDFWMAAPQAVEYGLVSRIITRRTDMDGA, encoded by the coding sequence CTGCACGACCAGGGCGATGAGGAAGAGGAAGAGAATACGGACGAGGGGCCTCCCGCGCAGAAGGAAGAGGAGCCGAAGCTGCTCGAGCGACTCCTGAAGACCAGGACGATCCTGATCTCCGAGGAGATCACGGCGGACGTGGCCCGACGCGTCTATCAGAACCTCCTGCTCCTCGAGGCGGCGGATGGGGCCAAGCCGATCACCGTCATCATCAACAGCCCCGGCGGGGAAGCCGACTCGGGATTCGGCCTCTATGACATGCTCCACTTCGTGCGCCCTCCGGTCCGGACCCTCGTCGCCGGCCTTTGCGCCAGCGCGGCGATTCTCGTCTTCATCGCCGCCGAGTCGGGGTCGCGCCTCAGTCTTCCCCACTCCCGCTTTCTCCTGCACCAGCCGTCCTCGGCGAGCTTCGGCCAGGCATCCGATCTCGAGATCGCGGCCAACGAGATCATTCGACTGCGGGACAAGTACAACCATCTCATCAGCGACGCCACGGGCAAGTCCACCGAGACGGTTTCCCACGATGCGGATCGGGACTTCTGGATGGCGGCGCCTCAAGCCGTGGAGTATGGGCTGGTGAGCAGGATCATCACACGGCGGACCGACATGGACGGCGCCTGA